The proteins below are encoded in one region of Pseudomonas helmanticensis:
- a CDS encoding tyrosine-type recombinase/integrase, which produces MLTDTKLRNLKPQEKLYKVNDRDGLYVAVTAAGSISFRYNYSINGRQETITFGRYGVGGITLAEARERLGEAKKMVSAGKSPAKEKARAKARTKGAETFDAWAEKWLRGYQMADSTRDMRRSVYERELKPHFGNQKLVEINHEDLRTLTDAIVERGAPATAVHSREIVMQVFRWAIERGQKVENPADLVRPASIAKFEPRDRALGPDEIALMYQYLDRIGTASSVRVAAKLLLLTMVRKSELTNATWNEINFSEALWTIPKERMKRRNPHLVFLSQQALDFFIALKTFAGGSDYVFPSRYDSDLPMSTATINQVLTLTYRLAQKEGQPLSKFGPHDLRRTASTLLHEAGYNSDWIEKCLAHEQKGVRAVYNKAEYRDQRRAMLQDWADMIDEWTLKKPRVKV; this is translated from the coding sequence ATGCTGACCGATACCAAGCTGCGTAACCTCAAACCGCAAGAAAAACTCTACAAGGTGAACGACCGTGACGGGCTGTACGTGGCCGTCACTGCTGCCGGTTCCATCTCCTTTCGTTACAACTACTCAATCAATGGCCGTCAGGAGACCATCACGTTCGGTCGTTATGGCGTGGGTGGCATCACACTTGCGGAAGCCAGAGAGCGCTTGGGCGAGGCTAAAAAGATGGTTTCGGCGGGTAAGTCACCTGCCAAAGAGAAAGCCCGTGCCAAGGCACGCACCAAAGGGGCAGAGACGTTTGATGCGTGGGCGGAGAAATGGCTGCGTGGGTATCAGATGGCTGACTCGACGCGTGACATGCGCCGATCGGTTTACGAGCGCGAGCTAAAGCCGCACTTCGGTAATCAGAAACTGGTGGAAATCAATCATGAGGATCTGCGTACCCTGACAGATGCAATTGTGGAGCGTGGAGCTCCAGCCACGGCCGTGCACTCCCGCGAGATTGTGATGCAGGTGTTCCGATGGGCGATAGAGCGTGGGCAGAAGGTTGAGAATCCGGCTGATCTGGTGCGTCCTGCAAGCATCGCTAAATTCGAGCCACGTGACCGCGCTTTAGGGCCTGACGAAATCGCGTTGATGTATCAGTACCTGGACCGCATCGGCACTGCCTCATCCGTGAGAGTCGCCGCTAAGCTGCTGTTGCTGACCATGGTTCGCAAAAGTGAATTGACCAACGCTACCTGGAACGAAATCAATTTCAGCGAAGCCCTGTGGACCATTCCGAAAGAGCGGATGAAGCGGCGCAATCCCCATTTGGTGTTCTTATCTCAGCAGGCGCTGGATTTCTTCATTGCTCTGAAGACGTTTGCCGGTGGTTCGGATTACGTCTTTCCCTCTCGGTACGATTCTGATTTGCCGATGAGTACCGCGACGATCAATCAGGTGCTGACGCTGACCTACCGGCTTGCGCAGAAAGAAGGGCAGCCGTTGAGCAAGTTCGGACCGCATGATTTGAGGCGCACAGCGAGCACGCTGCTGCATGAGGCGGGTTACAACTCAGATTGGATTGAGAAGTGCCTTGCGCACGAGCAGAAGGGCGTACGTGCCGTTTACAACAAGGCTGAATACCGTGATCAGCGTCGGGCGATGTTGCAGGACTGGGCGGATATGATTGATGAATGGACGCTAAAGAAACCACGAGTGAAGGTTTGA
- the guaA gene encoding glutamine-hydrolyzing GMP synthase yields the protein MALDIHAHRILILDFGSQYTQLIARRVREIGVYCELHPFDMDEDAIREFAPKGVILAGGPESVHVADSPRCPQAVFDLGVPVFGICYGMQTMAEQLGGKVEGSELREFGYARVDVVGKSRLLDGIEDHIDADGLFGLDVWMSHGDKVTKMPEDFHVLASTPSCPIAGMFNDARGYYGVQFHPEVTHTKQGGRILSRFVLDICGCEALWTPSKIAEDAIANIRAQVGTDNVLLGLSGGVDSSVVAALLHKAIGDQLTCVFVDNGLLRLHEGEQVMAMFAENMGVKVIRANAEEQFLNNLAGEADPEKKRKIIGRTFIDVFDAQSNKLDNIKYLAQGTIYPDVIESAGAKSGKAHVIKSHHNVGGLPEEMNLKLVEPLRELFKDEVRRLGLELGLPYDMVYRHPFPGPGLGVRILGEVKKEYADLLRRADHIFIEELRKADWYHKVSQAFVVFQPVKSVGVVGDGRRYAWVVALRAVETIDFMTARWAHLPYELLETVSGRIINEIEGISRVTYDVSSKPPATIEWE from the coding sequence ATGGCCCTCGATATTCACGCTCACCGCATCCTGATCCTCGACTTCGGTTCGCAATACACCCAACTGATCGCCCGCCGCGTGCGCGAGATCGGTGTGTACTGCGAATTGCACCCGTTCGACATGGACGAAGATGCGATCCGCGAATTCGCTCCTAAAGGCGTCATCCTCGCCGGCGGCCCCGAGTCCGTACACGTCGCCGACAGCCCGCGCTGCCCACAGGCAGTGTTCGATCTGGGCGTACCGGTTTTCGGTATCTGCTACGGCATGCAGACCATGGCCGAGCAACTGGGTGGCAAGGTTGAAGGTTCCGAACTGCGTGAGTTCGGTTACGCCCGCGTAGACGTGGTCGGCAAGAGCCGCCTGCTCGACGGCATCGAAGACCACATCGACGCTGACGGCCTGTTCGGCCTCGACGTATGGATGAGCCACGGTGACAAGGTCACCAAGATGCCGGAAGACTTCCACGTCCTCGCCAGCACCCCAAGCTGCCCGATCGCCGGTATGTTCAACGACGCTCGCGGCTACTACGGCGTGCAGTTCCACCCGGAAGTGACCCACACCAAACAGGGCGGTCGCATCCTGTCGCGCTTCGTTCTCGACATCTGCGGCTGTGAAGCCCTGTGGACGCCGTCGAAGATCGCTGAAGACGCCATCGCCAACATCCGCGCCCAGGTCGGCACCGACAACGTGCTGCTGGGTCTGTCCGGCGGCGTTGACTCCTCGGTAGTCGCTGCGCTGCTGCACAAAGCCATCGGCGACCAACTGACCTGCGTCTTCGTCGACAACGGCCTGCTGCGTCTGCACGAAGGCGAGCAAGTGATGGCCATGTTCGCCGAGAACATGGGCGTCAAGGTGATCCGCGCCAACGCTGAAGAGCAATTCCTCAACAACCTGGCCGGCGAAGCCGATCCGGAGAAGAAGCGCAAAATCATCGGTCGTACCTTCATCGACGTATTCGATGCCCAGTCGAACAAACTGGACAACATCAAGTACCTCGCTCAGGGCACCATCTACCCGGACGTGATCGAATCGGCTGGCGCGAAAAGCGGCAAGGCTCACGTGATCAAGTCGCACCACAACGTGGGCGGCCTGCCGGAAGAGATGAACCTGAAACTGGTCGAGCCACTGCGCGAACTGTTCAAGGACGAAGTCCGTCGTCTGGGTCTGGAACTCGGCCTGCCGTACGACATGGTCTACCGTCACCCGTTCCCGGGCCCGGGCCTGGGCGTGCGCATCCTCGGTGAAGTGAAAAAGGAATACGCCGACCTGCTGCGTCGCGCCGACCACATCTTCATCGAAGAGCTGCGCAAGGCCGACTGGTACCACAAAGTCAGCCAGGCTTTCGTGGTGTTCCAGCCAGTGAAATCGGTTGGCGTGGTTGGCGATGGCCGTCGTTACGCCTGGGTTGTAGCCCTGCGTGCCGTAGAAACCATCGACTTCATGACCGCACGTTGGGCGCACCTGCCTTACGAACTGCTGGAAACCGTCTCCGGCCGCATCATCAATGAGATCGAAGGTATTTCGCGCGTCACTTACGACGTGTCGAGCAAGCCGCCAGCGACCATTGAGTGGGAATGA
- the guaB gene encoding IMP dehydrogenase codes for MLRISQEALTFDDILLVPGYSEVLPNEVSLKTRLTRGIELNIPLVSAAMDTVTEARLAIAMAQEGGIGIIHKNMTIEQQAAEVRKVKRYEAGVVKDPITIEADATVRELFELTRLHNISGVPVLHDGDLVGIVTSRDVRFENRLEATVREVMTPKERLVTVKEGADKNDVRELLHKNRIERVLIVDDKFALKGMMTVNDIEKAKAYPLASKDDQGRLRVGAAVGTGKDTGDRVAALVNAGVDVVVVDTAHGHSKGVIDRVRWVKQNFPEVQVIGGNIATGAAAKALAEAGADAVKVGIGPGSICTTRIVAGVGVPQISAIANVAAALEGTGVPLIADGGIRFSGDLSKAIVAGASCVMMGSMFAGTEEAPGEIELFQGRSYKAYRGMGSLGAMSQAQGSSDRYFQDSSAGAEKLVPEGIEGRVPYKGTLSAIIHQLMGGLRSSMGYTGSADIEEMRTKPEFVRITGAGMAESHVHDVQITKEAPNYRVG; via the coding sequence ATGCTGCGTATCAGCCAAGAAGCTCTGACATTCGACGACATTCTCCTAGTGCCTGGTTATTCCGAGGTGCTTCCTAACGAAGTCAGTCTCAAGACCCGCCTAACCCGTGGCATCGAGCTGAATATTCCTCTGGTTTCTGCCGCCATGGACACCGTCACTGAAGCCCGTCTGGCAATTGCCATGGCTCAGGAAGGTGGCATCGGCATTATCCACAAGAACATGACCATCGAGCAGCAAGCTGCCGAAGTTCGCAAGGTCAAGCGTTATGAAGCCGGTGTAGTCAAGGACCCGATCACCATCGAGGCAGATGCCACGGTGCGTGAACTGTTCGAACTGACCCGTCTGCACAACATTTCCGGCGTTCCGGTACTGCACGATGGCGACCTGGTCGGCATCGTCACTTCCCGTGACGTGCGTTTCGAAAACCGTCTGGAAGCCACTGTCCGTGAAGTGATGACGCCTAAAGAGCGTCTGGTCACGGTCAAGGAAGGCGCCGACAAGAACGACGTTCGCGAGTTGCTGCACAAAAACCGCATCGAACGCGTACTGATCGTCGACGACAAATTCGCCCTCAAAGGCATGATGACCGTCAACGACATCGAAAAAGCCAAAGCCTACCCGCTGGCCAGCAAGGACGATCAAGGTCGTCTGCGCGTTGGCGCTGCTGTCGGTACCGGTAAAGACACCGGTGACCGCGTCGCCGCTCTGGTCAATGCCGGTGTGGACGTGGTGGTAGTCGACACCGCTCACGGTCACTCCAAAGGTGTGATCGACCGTGTTCGCTGGGTCAAACAGAATTTCCCTGAAGTGCAGGTGATCGGCGGCAACATCGCCACCGGCGCCGCTGCCAAGGCTCTCGCCGAAGCAGGCGCCGACGCCGTCAAGGTCGGTATCGGCCCTGGCTCGATCTGCACCACCCGTATCGTCGCCGGTGTCGGCGTCCCGCAAATCAGTGCCATCGCCAACGTCGCCGCTGCCCTTGAAGGCACTGGCGTTCCGTTGATCGCCGACGGCGGCATCCGTTTCTCCGGTGACCTGTCCAAGGCCATCGTAGCCGGTGCTTCCTGCGTGATGATGGGCTCGATGTTCGCCGGTACTGAAGAAGCGCCGGGCGAAATCGAACTGTTCCAGGGCCGTTCGTACAAGGCTTATCGCGGCATGGGTTCGCTGGGCGCCATGTCCCAGGCCCAGGGTTCTTCCGACCGCTACTTCCAGGACTCCTCGGCAGGCGCCGAGAAACTCGTTCCGGAAGGCATCGAAGGCCGTGTGCCGTACAAAGGCACCCTGAGCGCGATCATTCACCAACTGATGGGCGGTCTGCGTTCCTCGATGGGTTACACCGGCAGCGCCGACATCGAAGAAATGCGCACCAAGCCTGAGTTCGTGCGGATCACCGGCGCTGGCATGGCCGAATCCCACGTTCACGACGTGCAGATCACCAAAGAAGCGCCAAACTACCGCGTAGGTTGA
- a CDS encoding sugar ABC transporter ATPase produces the protein MNSQSIIVPKISTLPVHEPRARAIVRWLVRKNIVKEELSTCGRSGNRMAYAIADGARAVVLHPQALPFGEPINGLEIVTKRCIYTPAKGFLEEAGCAECRREIGEALFESLEDWMPGRTDNFTCPECGHEDDINGFLYLQECGFSNLGFIFNNWLEAGFKQSFLDEFADWLDLPVSWVKVEL, from the coding sequence ATGAATTCACAAAGCATCATCGTCCCGAAAATCTCCACCCTGCCGGTGCACGAACCCCGGGCGCGGGCGATCGTGCGCTGGCTGGTGCGCAAAAACATCGTCAAGGAAGAGCTGAGCACCTGTGGCCGCTCCGGCAATCGCATGGCTTACGCGATCGCCGATGGCGCGCGGGCCGTGGTGCTGCACCCGCAGGCGTTGCCGTTCGGTGAGCCGATCAATGGGTTGGAGATTGTCACCAAGCGTTGCATATACACCCCGGCCAAAGGTTTTCTTGAAGAGGCCGGCTGCGCCGAGTGCCGCCGCGAGATCGGCGAAGCTCTGTTCGAAAGCCTGGAGGACTGGATGCCCGGGCGCACCGACAACTTCACCTGCCCGGAATGCGGTCACGAAGACGACATCAATGGCTTCCTGTACTTGCAGGAGTGCGGGTTCTCCAACCTCGGCTTCATCTTCAACAACTGGCTCGAGGCCGGTTTCAAGCAAAGCTTCCTCGACGAATTCGCCGACTGGCTCGACCTGCCCGTCAGTTGGGTAAAAGTCGAACTCTGA
- a CDS encoding sulfite exporter TauE/SafE family protein, translating into MSVVGLLSEWSWGVGGWAVIGLGIALAYIVFGIAGFGTALVAGPILILFMPLSKIVPLLVLLDFVAAFGNLLPSRRDVVKPELWRLLPCMAVGCTLGVIFLLNLKSDLLLLLMGLFISAYAIYSLGVKKRPEQLSAAWALPMGTVGGLFGALFGSGGFLYAIYLNSRLSKDAARATQSALISCSTVVRLSLFAIAGVYAELPLLMLALCLLPAMALGLWVGRRLTMKMSREAFVRLVTWLVLASGLALIGRYLST; encoded by the coding sequence ATGAGCGTGGTGGGATTATTGAGCGAGTGGTCGTGGGGCGTCGGCGGTTGGGCGGTGATCGGGCTGGGCATCGCCTTGGCTTACATTGTGTTCGGGATTGCCGGATTTGGAACGGCGCTGGTGGCCGGGCCGATTTTGATTCTGTTCATGCCTTTGTCGAAGATTGTGCCGCTGCTGGTGTTGCTGGATTTCGTTGCGGCGTTCGGCAACCTGCTGCCGTCGCGGCGGGATGTGGTCAAGCCCGAGTTGTGGCGGCTGCTGCCGTGCATGGCGGTGGGCTGCACGCTGGGAGTGATTTTTCTGCTGAATCTGAAATCCGATCTGTTGCTGCTGTTGATGGGGTTGTTCATCAGCGCTTATGCGATTTACAGCTTGGGGGTGAAAAAGCGACCTGAGCAGTTATCCGCCGCCTGGGCGTTGCCGATGGGCACGGTCGGCGGATTGTTCGGTGCGCTGTTTGGCAGTGGCGGCTTTCTCTATGCGATTTATCTGAACAGCCGACTATCGAAGGACGCGGCCCGCGCTACGCAAAGTGCGCTGATCAGTTGCAGCACGGTGGTGCGTTTGAGCCTGTTTGCCATCGCTGGTGTGTATGCCGAGCTACCCTTGTTGATGTTGGCGTTGTGTCTGTTGCCGGCCATGGCTCTGGGGTTGTGGGTCGGGCGACGGTTGACCATGAAAATGTCGCGCGAGGCGTTTGTGCGGCTGGTGACGTGGCTGGTGCTGGCGAGCGGGCTGGCGTTGATCGGGCGTTACCTCAGCACTTGA
- a CDS encoding LysR family transcriptional regulator, protein MLSTRQLRYFVEIAECGSFSAAAERLFIAQSALSRQIKDMETRLQTPLFERTARQPRLTAAGEAFLPRARNLLIELNKASVMATEVGNGQLGTLRLSHSSTVSISGRLLSDIGAYLQQQPGVSLDIGKLSSEAQLEELAEGRLDVGLLRLPVLRQREGIQIVPLFSERLLLAVPADHRLATLETVELAQLRDEAFISIPHPQRGGLSYLCADLCMRQGFFPKASRVMSRKTTQLQLIQGGFGIALLPESMQDIAPSGVRFLPLSDPNCESTVALAYRYNPPPLIQHFIQNFTPPL, encoded by the coding sequence GTGCTTTCAACCCGTCAATTGCGCTACTTCGTGGAAATCGCTGAATGCGGCAGCTTCAGTGCGGCGGCCGAGCGCCTGTTTATCGCGCAGTCGGCGCTGAGCCGGCAGATCAAGGACATGGAGACGCGCCTGCAGACCCCGTTGTTCGAGCGCACGGCACGTCAGCCACGCCTCACCGCAGCGGGCGAAGCGTTTTTGCCTCGCGCACGCAATCTGCTCATCGAACTGAACAAGGCCAGCGTCATGGCCACCGAAGTCGGTAACGGGCAGCTCGGCACGTTGCGTTTAAGCCATTCCAGCACCGTTTCGATCAGCGGTCGTTTGCTCAGTGATATCGGCGCTTATCTTCAGCAGCAACCCGGCGTTTCGCTGGATATCGGCAAGCTGTCTTCTGAAGCGCAACTGGAGGAGTTGGCCGAGGGACGCCTTGATGTCGGTTTGCTGCGGTTGCCGGTTTTGCGCCAGCGCGAAGGCATTCAGATCGTGCCGCTATTCAGTGAACGTCTGCTGCTGGCTGTGCCGGCGGATCATCGATTGGCAACCTTGGAGACCGTCGAGCTGGCGCAACTCAGGGACGAAGCATTCATCTCCATTCCCCATCCGCAGCGCGGCGGCCTCAGCTATTTGTGCGCCGATCTGTGCATGCGCCAGGGTTTCTTCCCGAAAGCGTCGCGGGTGATGTCGCGTAAAACCACGCAGTTACAGTTAATTCAGGGCGGATTCGGCATCGCGCTGCTGCCGGAATCAATGCAAGACATTGCACCGAGCGGGGTACGATTTCTACCGCTGAGCGATCCGAACTGCGAAAGCACCGTCGCCCTCGCCTATCGCTATAATCCGCCCCCGCTGATTCAACACTTCATTCAGAACTTCACCCCTCCCCTGTAG